CGACCTCAATCGGTACGTTAAGGATAGAAGCATAAGTCCTGAGCTGTTCAACCGCAGAAATGCGGTACGTATCGGCGGTGATGAAGCCTACTTTCTTACGGGCCCGGAAGATTTGATCCGCCGCTAACTTAGCGATCGTAGTTGTCTTGCCGACCCCGGTCGGCCCGGCGATATAGACGATACGTGTATTCTCGCCAATACCGCCATCTATGCGTCCTTCCAAAGAACCCGACACACAGCTTTGGATTTCCTCCAATAATTCGACTTCAGACATCGACTCCTTAGAGTCAAGCCATTTATCATAAACCTTATCTACCCAGGCTTCGACCAGCTGTGGCGAGAATTCCTTACGTAACAGCAGTTCCTGAAACGCGCTTAACGGCTCTGGTAACTCGCGGCTATCCTTCTGCTGCTTGGCCAATTGTTCCAGCCAGGTTTTCATTTCGCGAATTTCCTCCAGCAGATGTTCCTCTCTGGGGCTATTAGGCGTGTATAATCCGGTTGAGGCCGAAGGAGGGCGTTGCTCCTCCGTCAGCCTCGGTTCGGATGTCCTGACCTGGGTAATCTCGTTCTCTGCCCTTCGTGCGGACGACGCACTCGCTTCATGAAGGACATCAAACGCTCTGCTCAGAACCGGATTATCCACTTCCGCCGGTAGCTTCGGGCGCTGTGATACACTCACCCCGGAGGCCGGCATTGATTCACTGGATTTCATATAAACATCCGACGCAAAAGATTTAGTCATTGGTCTTACTGGGCCAGAGGATGGGCGGCTAACTCCTTTTCTAGATGCTCCAACATCGCTGCCCTCCGAAGCCGCCACAACTTCTATTTTCTTCTTCCGGAACATCCCCATAAAACCACCGATTTTCATCTCTTTCGTACTTAATATTACAGCGTCAACCCCAAGCTCATCTCGTATTTTCTGCATTGCATCAGGCATTGTATCGACGACATACCGTTTTACTCTCATAAGTTCACCACTCCGACGCTTTGAATTTCAACATTCGGTTCCAGTTCACTATAGGACAATACCGGTATATCCTGCATACTCCGCTCAATGATCTGCCGTAAATACATGCGGATCGTTGGCGACGTTAGCACGATGGGCTGTTGGCCGGATTGAATCAGACGGTTAACCTGCTCAGACAGCTTCTGGAAGAGCGTCTGACTGGAGGTGGGATCCATAGCAAGATAGCTTCCATGCTCGCTTTGCTGCACGCTCTCGGCAATCTTCTTCTCCAAGGAAGGTCCTACCGTAATGACGCGCATCGTCTCTCCCTGCTGTGAATATTGCTGAGTAATCTGCCGTGAGAGAGCCTGTCTGACATATTCGGTCAGAATTTCGGGATCCTTCGTATAGGTTCCGTAATCAGCCAAAGTTTCGAATATCGTTACCAAATCGCGGATCGATATTTTCTCTCTGAGCAGCTTAGCCAGCACCTTCTGAACATCGCCAATCGATAGTACCGACGGGATCAATTCGTCGACAAGAACCGCATAATTCTCTTTCAGGTTGTCGATTAGAGCCTTCGTCTCCTGACGTCCCAGCAATTCATGGGCATGGCTCTTAATTAACTCCGTCAGATGCGTAGCAACAACCGAAGGCGGATCCACTACCGTATAGCCAG
The window above is part of the Paenibacillus lutimineralis genome. Proteins encoded here:
- the flhF gene encoding flagellar biosynthesis protein FlhF, giving the protein MRVKRYVVDTMPDAMQKIRDELGVDAVILSTKEMKIGGFMGMFRKKKIEVVAASEGSDVGASRKGVSRPSSGPVRPMTKSFASDVYMKSSESMPASGVSVSQRPKLPAEVDNPVLSRAFDVLHEASASSARRAENEITQVRTSEPRLTEEQRPPSASTGLYTPNSPREEHLLEEIREMKTWLEQLAKQQKDSRELPEPLSAFQELLLRKEFSPQLVEAWVDKVYDKWLDSKESMSEVELLEEIQSCVSGSLEGRIDGGIGENTRIVYIAGPTGVGKTTTIAKLAADQIFRARKKVGFITADTYRISAVEQLRTYASILNVPIEVVQSPGDVQRAVQRLEQCDIILMDTAGRNYLNEIHVAELHSLLNTTENSETYLVLSLTSKTQDMERITEHFSRYGLKKVIFTKLDETESVGPMFNLLQDYPVSMSYITNGQNVPDDLLVADSKFMIDLVMGAGRA